The following are encoded in a window of Sminthopsis crassicaudata isolate SCR6 chromosome 3, ASM4859323v1, whole genome shotgun sequence genomic DNA:
- the LOC141559469 gene encoding keratin-associated protein 19-7-like, whose translation MSYYGGYYGGLGYGYGSGYGCGCGSYRSLGYGYGGCGCGSLGYGGYGYGGLGYGSYGYGCCRPSCCGRYSSYGFY comes from the coding sequence ATGAGCTACTACGGAGGTTACTATGGAGGCCTGGGCTATGGCTATGGCTCTGGTTATGGCTGTGGATGTGGCAGCTACCGGAGTCTAGGCTATGGCTATGGAGGCTGTGGCTGTGGAAGCCTGGGCTATGGTGGCTATGGCTATGGAGGCCTGGGCTATGGTAGCTATGGCTATGGCTGCTGCCGCCCATCTTGCTGTGGAAGATATTCTTCCTATGGCTTCTACTGA